From Longimicrobiaceae bacterium:
GTGCAGCTCCCCGGCGCCCCGCCGCGCCCCCGGGCCGCGGGGGTGGCGCGGGGCGCCCTGGCCGCGCTCCGGCACCGCAACTTCCGCCTCTTCTACTTCGGGCATCTGCTGTCGATGACCGGCACCTGGGTGCAGTCCACGGCGCAGGGATGGCTGGTGCTGGAGCTGACCGACTCCGCGCTGCTGCTGGGGACGGTGACGGCGGCGGGTGCGCTCCCGGTGCTCCTCTTCACGCTGTACGCCGGGGTCGTGGCGGACCGGATGGACAAGCGGCGCATCATCGTCGCCGCGCAGGCCGCGGCGGCGGTGCTGGCGCTGGCCCTGGCGCTGCTCACCGACACCGGGCGCGTGACCGTGGCGTGGATCATGGTGCTGGTGTTCCTCCTCGGGACGGCGAACGCCTTCGAGATCCCGACGCGGCAGTCGTTCTTCGTGGACCTCGTGGGGGAGGAGGACCTGACCAACGCCATCGCCCTGAACTCCACCGCCTTCAGCGCCACGCGCGTGGTGGGGCCCGCCGTGGCGGGGGTGCTGCTGGGAAGCGTGGGGATCGCTGCGTGCTTCTACCTGAACTCGGTGTCGTACCTGGCGGTGCTCGCGGGGCTGCTGGCGATCCGCCTTCCGCCCTTCCGCCGCCCGGAGCGGACCGCCTCCACGCTGGAGAACCTGCGCGAGGGGTTCGGCTTCATCCGCGGCGACCGGGTGGTGCGGACGCTCGTGTGGATGATCGCCGCGCTCTCGGTGTTCGGCTTCCCGTACGCCATGCTCCTCCCGGTCTTCGCGCGCGACGTGCTGCACGTGGGCGCGCAGGGGCTGGGCTGGCTCCTGGCGGCGAGCGGGGCCGGTGCGCTGGCGGGGGGGATCACGCTCTCGGTGGTGGCGGGGCGGGTCCGCCGC
This genomic window contains:
- a CDS encoding MFS transporter — its product is VQLPGAPPRPRAAGVARGALAALRHRNFRLFYFGHLLSMTGTWVQSTAQGWLVLELTDSALLLGTVTAAGALPVLLFTLYAGVVADRMDKRRIIVAAQAAAAVLALALALLTDTGRVTVAWIMVLVFLLGTANAFEIPTRQSFFVDLVGEEDLTNAIALNSTAFSATRVVGPAVAGVLLGSVGIAACFYLNSVSYLAVLAGLLAIRLPPFRRPERTASTLENLREGFGFIRGDRVVRTLVWMIAALSVFGFPYAMLLPVFARDVLHVGAQGLGWLLAASGAGALAGGITLSVVAGRVRRGPLVLGASFAFALAVGAFAFSRAFPLSLLLLAAAGFCMILNNSSVNALLQSLVPNRLRGRVMSVYVFMFLGMTPVGSLQAGALARWVGAPAALAMGAATLAALVLLVAWKVPELRELR